A portion of the Leifsonia sp. EB41 genome contains these proteins:
- a CDS encoding LysR family transcriptional regulator: MELRHIRTFDAAARSLSFSAAARELHFAQSTVSEQILSLENDLGVKLFVRATRGLELTEQGSKLLGYSRTLLSLIDEAENEVAGRAASTTSLRLGALETLGIQQLPEALSEFQKSHPLVSFAVTRGANRGVLYEAVLENEIDVSLTFGPPPAHFGLQTEAVAECRLVLVVPTGHPVGTEGVVDLDRLSSERFLVTEAGCGFREMFDSALGDRKLEMAPTVVESIGVLSELVAAGMGCALLPQLAINPLVAADRVQRLEISNADYRCFVNISWLENRDASTHATIDHIRSFRRIIKSSFTERPNVPTTQMLPQSDPGSASRTR, encoded by the coding sequence ATGGAGTTGCGACACATACGAACCTTCGATGCTGCGGCACGGTCGCTAAGCTTCTCGGCCGCGGCACGTGAGCTGCACTTCGCTCAATCGACGGTGAGTGAACAGATCCTGTCGTTGGAGAACGATCTCGGCGTAAAGCTCTTCGTCCGTGCCACACGAGGACTTGAGCTGACCGAGCAGGGAAGCAAGCTGCTCGGGTACTCTCGGACGCTGCTCTCGCTTATCGACGAAGCCGAGAATGAGGTAGCCGGGCGTGCGGCGTCCACAACATCCCTTCGACTCGGGGCGCTAGAGACGCTGGGAATCCAACAGCTGCCTGAGGCGCTGAGCGAGTTCCAAAAGTCACACCCACTCGTTTCCTTCGCCGTGACTCGGGGGGCGAATCGAGGCGTGCTCTACGAAGCGGTGCTGGAGAACGAGATCGACGTGAGTCTCACCTTCGGTCCACCGCCCGCCCATTTTGGCCTTCAAACGGAGGCGGTCGCCGAGTGCCGCCTTGTACTCGTCGTTCCGACGGGACACCCCGTGGGGACGGAGGGCGTGGTGGATCTGGATCGGTTGAGTTCGGAGCGCTTCCTGGTGACGGAGGCAGGGTGCGGCTTTAGAGAAATGTTCGACTCTGCACTGGGAGACCGAAAGTTGGAGATGGCTCCAACGGTTGTCGAAAGCATCGGCGTCTTGAGCGAGCTCGTCGCCGCGGGAATGGGCTGCGCTCTTCTCCCTCAACTGGCCATAAACCCGCTTGTTGCGGCCGACCGAGTGCAGCGACTCGAGATATCCAATGCCGATTACCGGTGCTTCGTCAACATCAGCTGGCTGGAGAACCGTGACGCGAGTACTCACGCGACGATAGATCACATTCGGTCCTTCCGGCGAATCATCAAAAGTTCATTCACCGAGCGACCGAATGTACCGACGACTCAGATGCTTCCTCAATCGGATCCGGGTAGTGCGTCGAGAACACGGTAA